Proteins encoded together in one Marinobacter sp. Arc7-DN-1 window:
- a CDS encoding 16S rRNA (uracil(1498)-N(3))-methyltransferase, with the protein MRIPRIYTDSALSEGATADLDDNAAQHVGRVLRMQPGQELLLFNGNGNDYPATIISASKRNVEVQVGTPEANATESPLEIVLGQTLSKGDRMDYAVQKAVEMGATRIVPLTTERCDVKLKGDREDKRLRHWQSVAISAAEQCGRARVPDILPVMTLPEWFGHTEDCTLRLVLHHRTEQSLGSMAKPSRVALMIGPEGGLSPEEITAAETAGFLPVALGPRVLRTETAPVAAMALCQWLWGDIGN; encoded by the coding sequence ATGCGCATACCCCGCATCTACACCGATTCCGCCCTCAGCGAGGGCGCAACCGCTGATCTTGATGACAATGCCGCCCAGCACGTGGGCCGGGTATTGCGCATGCAGCCGGGGCAGGAACTGCTGCTGTTCAACGGTAACGGCAACGACTACCCCGCCACGATTATCAGTGCCAGCAAAAGAAACGTTGAAGTACAGGTGGGCACGCCGGAAGCCAACGCCACCGAGTCCCCCCTGGAAATCGTCCTTGGCCAGACCCTTTCCAAAGGCGACCGCATGGACTACGCCGTGCAAAAAGCCGTGGAAATGGGCGCCACCCGCATCGTGCCGTTAACCACCGAACGCTGCGACGTGAAACTCAAGGGTGACCGTGAGGACAAACGCCTGCGCCACTGGCAATCCGTCGCCATCAGCGCCGCCGAACAATGTGGCCGCGCCCGGGTGCCCGACATACTGCCGGTCATGACCCTGCCTGAATGGTTCGGGCACACCGAAGACTGCACCCTGCGACTGGTCCTCCACCACCGTACCGAACAATCCCTTGGCTCCATGGCCAAGCCCTCCCGGGTTGCCCTGATGATCGGCCCCGAAGGCGGCCTCAGCCCGGAAGAAATCACCGCCGCCGAAACCGCCGGCTTCCTGCCGGTAGCCCTCGGTCCACGAGTTCTCAGAACCGAAACCGCTCCGGTAGCGGCCATGGCTCTTTGCCAATGGTTATGGGGTGACATTGGCAACTGA
- a CDS encoding DUF445 domain-containing protein yields MTSLLNTQEFWQYLSIPVIAALIGWSTNWLAIKMTFYPLEFIGKPPLLGWQGIIPSKARKMAAISVDATISKIGTVQEIFQQIDPKVLAAHIVHSVEPRIEEYVDELMLKEHPTFWENLPASARKMVYDRVRKSTPQLVDNLVEDVSGNIEDLLDIKGMVIERLASDKELLNRIFLECGEVEFRFIINSGLYFGFLFGLIQMAVWYVYPSWWVLPFFGLLVGWATNWIALNVIFRPLHAKKIGPFRVQGLFLKRQPAVAESFCHIVTHEILTVGNIINAILDGPKGDRARNMVKKHIKPLVDETAGMGKALTQVAFGPTGFASLKNKVGEKAIEISQTSFNNPVFEKDRARAVESIMVERMIALSSVEFQDLLRPCFQEDEIKLILVGAFLGFGAGICQLVFVFGESFL; encoded by the coding sequence ATGACAAGCCTGCTAAACACCCAAGAATTCTGGCAATACCTCAGTATCCCGGTGATTGCCGCCCTGATCGGCTGGAGCACCAACTGGCTCGCCATCAAAATGACCTTCTACCCCCTGGAATTCATCGGCAAACCACCCCTGTTGGGCTGGCAAGGCATCATCCCCTCAAAAGCCCGGAAAATGGCCGCCATCAGCGTAGACGCCACCATCTCCAAGATCGGCACCGTTCAGGAAATCTTCCAACAGATCGACCCCAAGGTACTGGCCGCCCACATTGTTCACTCGGTCGAGCCACGCATTGAAGAGTACGTGGACGAATTGATGCTGAAGGAGCACCCCACCTTCTGGGAAAACCTCCCGGCTTCCGCCCGGAAAATGGTTTACGACCGGGTTCGAAAATCCACCCCTCAACTGGTCGACAACCTCGTTGAAGACGTCTCCGGTAACATCGAAGACCTGCTGGACATCAAGGGCATGGTGATCGAGCGACTGGCGAGCGACAAGGAACTGCTGAACCGGATCTTTCTTGAATGCGGCGAAGTCGAGTTCCGCTTTATCATCAACTCCGGTCTCTACTTCGGCTTCCTGTTCGGCCTGATTCAGATGGCTGTCTGGTACGTGTACCCGAGCTGGTGGGTGCTGCCATTCTTCGGCTTGCTGGTTGGCTGGGCCACCAACTGGATTGCACTCAACGTCATCTTCCGCCCGTTACATGCAAAAAAAATCGGGCCGTTCCGGGTGCAGGGCCTGTTTCTCAAACGACAGCCGGCAGTGGCGGAGTCCTTCTGCCACATCGTTACCCATGAAATCCTCACCGTTGGCAACATCATTAACGCGATTCTCGACGGCCCTAAAGGCGACCGCGCCCGCAATATGGTTAAGAAACACATCAAGCCACTGGTGGATGAAACCGCCGGCATGGGTAAGGCGCTGACCCAGGTCGCCTTTGGCCCCACCGGGTTTGCCTCCCTGAAAAACAAGGTTGGCGAAAAGGCGATCGAAATATCCCAGACGTCCTTCAACAACCCCGTATTCGAGAAAGATCGGGCAAGGGCCGTCGAATCCATTATGGTAGAGCGAATGATTGCCCTATCCTCCGTGGAATTTCAGGACCTGCTCCGGCCCTGCTTCCAGGAAGATGAAATCAAACTGATCCTGGTGGGCGCCTTCCTGGGCTTCGGCGCCGGTATCTGCCAGCTGGTCTTCGTGTTCGGGGAATCGTTCCTGTAA
- a CDS encoding HDOD domain-containing protein: MPGFLSWISGLFSTSQPAPPALEARLFNPAPEDPANDTPDTGPELAQQLEDHLFCWLLDAEPLALKADLSSSGAVLEELHQRLSNNRVDELPRQPMSLPMLMRALSDESTDRQQLTDIILGDPSLTDQLLQIANSPYFRPGDHSIESVDQAVFVLGVDGIRNVIAAAVMRPMMAARNSREALFGQRAWRWGLTCARASELIARIHGEDISAHFMVGLLPSLAYITIRRELQRICRSRTTTAEPEPALIRHALARYQWATCQLLANEWNLPPKYHAYLLAAERPAPRQRHTPLTDGMVIGTREVLRHAHQRNLAEEDLPKVVRLTDDQISNVRRALQTMLREGGRSTVRG; this comes from the coding sequence ATGCCAGGTTTTCTCTCCTGGATTTCAGGATTATTCTCTACCTCACAACCCGCACCGCCGGCCCTGGAGGCGCGACTTTTCAATCCGGCACCGGAAGATCCGGCGAATGACACCCCGGACACTGGCCCCGAGCTCGCCCAGCAACTGGAAGATCACCTGTTTTGCTGGCTGCTGGACGCCGAGCCTCTTGCTCTGAAGGCCGATCTCTCGTCCTCTGGAGCTGTTCTGGAGGAACTGCACCAGCGCCTCTCCAATAACCGGGTGGACGAACTTCCCAGGCAGCCCATGAGCCTGCCAATGCTGATGCGGGCGCTATCCGACGAATCCACGGATCGTCAGCAGCTCACCGACATCATTCTCGGGGATCCTTCACTGACCGATCAGCTCCTGCAGATTGCCAACAGCCCCTATTTCCGTCCTGGGGACCATTCCATCGAGTCGGTGGATCAGGCAGTCTTTGTGCTGGGAGTCGATGGCATCCGGAATGTCATCGCCGCTGCGGTGATGCGCCCGATGATGGCCGCCAGGAACAGCCGTGAAGCGCTTTTCGGTCAGCGGGCGTGGCGCTGGGGCCTGACCTGTGCGCGAGCATCGGAACTTATTGCGAGAATACATGGCGAGGACATCAGCGCCCATTTCATGGTGGGGTTACTGCCTTCGCTGGCCTACATTACCATTCGGCGGGAACTCCAGCGGATCTGCCGGTCCCGGACAACCACCGCGGAGCCGGAGCCGGCACTGATTCGCCATGCGCTGGCTCGCTACCAATGGGCCACCTGCCAGTTGCTGGCCAATGAGTGGAATCTGCCGCCCAAGTACCACGCCTACCTTCTGGCCGCGGAACGCCCTGCCCCGAGGCAGAGACATACCCCCCTGACCGACGGCATGGTGATCGGTACCCGGGAAGTCCTCAGGCACGCCCATCAACGCAACCTCGCCGAAGAGGACCTGCCCAAGGTCGTCCGGCTGACAGACGACCAGATCAGCAACGTCCGCAGGGCACTTCAGACCATGCTCCGGGAAGGCGGGCGCTCAACCGTCAGAGGCTGA
- a CDS encoding YihY/virulence factor BrkB family protein: MASFQLKERLQAAESWILANPNPPQSWPWTWLYKVGRTVYAMARDVLSGQLTLHAMSLVYTTLLSIVPLLALSFSVLKALGVHQRMEPFLFQFFQPLGPQGIELAERILGFVDNMKVGVLGSVGLALLVYTVVSLLQKIERSFNMIWRVPDMRSVAQRFSNYLSVIMVGPLLMVSAIGVSATIFSSTIVQKLIEIEPFGSVILVVSRFTPFFLVVGAFTFVYVFMPNTRVRLRYAAIGGLIAGVSWQAAGMLFASFVAGSAKYAAIYSSFAIGIILLIWIYLNWMILLLGASLAFYLQNPGTVAKRRQVQLAPELQEKVALATMWLVAKPFSEGRPAPQQEALEQELKVPGEVTRALSDKLIRAGLLTLAGRQGDQLAPGRALDLITVGEVLRVVRNDEDRVVDRLPNVIPAELVGTQRADETRTFAELLRGEGDSQKTSSRAESEPVSASDG; encoded by the coding sequence GTGGCTTCATTCCAATTGAAAGAACGGCTCCAGGCTGCGGAGAGCTGGATTCTGGCCAACCCCAATCCGCCCCAGAGCTGGCCCTGGACCTGGTTGTACAAGGTCGGGCGCACGGTGTATGCAATGGCCCGGGATGTTCTCAGCGGGCAGCTGACGCTCCATGCCATGAGTCTGGTTTACACCACGTTGCTGAGTATTGTGCCGTTACTTGCCCTGAGCTTCTCGGTGCTGAAGGCGCTGGGTGTGCACCAGCGAATGGAGCCGTTCCTGTTCCAGTTTTTTCAGCCCCTTGGGCCACAGGGCATCGAACTTGCGGAACGGATTCTGGGATTTGTCGACAACATGAAAGTCGGGGTGCTGGGGTCCGTCGGACTTGCGTTGCTGGTTTACACGGTTGTTTCACTACTTCAGAAGATAGAACGTTCCTTCAACATGATCTGGCGGGTGCCGGACATGCGCTCCGTGGCCCAGCGCTTCAGTAATTATCTCAGCGTCATCATGGTTGGCCCGCTTCTGATGGTGTCGGCCATTGGTGTCAGTGCCACCATTTTTTCCTCGACGATTGTCCAGAAACTGATCGAGATTGAGCCCTTTGGCTCTGTGATTCTTGTCGTCAGTCGTTTTACCCCGTTCTTCCTTGTGGTTGGTGCCTTTACCTTTGTTTATGTGTTCATGCCCAACACCCGGGTCCGGTTGCGCTATGCTGCGATTGGCGGCCTGATTGCCGGGGTTTCCTGGCAGGCGGCGGGGATGCTGTTCGCCTCGTTTGTCGCGGGATCGGCCAAATACGCGGCAATATACTCCAGTTTCGCCATTGGCATTATCCTGTTGATCTGGATCTACCTGAACTGGATGATTCTGCTGCTCGGTGCCAGCCTGGCGTTTTATCTGCAAAATCCGGGTACCGTGGCCAAGCGGCGTCAGGTGCAACTGGCGCCCGAGTTGCAGGAGAAGGTTGCACTGGCAACCATGTGGCTGGTGGCCAAACCCTTCAGTGAAGGCAGGCCGGCGCCGCAACAGGAAGCACTGGAGCAGGAACTGAAGGTGCCCGGCGAAGTGACCCGTGCCCTGAGCGACAAGCTTATCCGGGCAGGGCTTTTGACGCTGGCGGGGCGCCAGGGCGATCAGCTTGCGCCCGGGCGGGCACTGGATCTGATTACCGTGGGTGAAGTACTGAGGGTTGTCCGCAACGATGAAGACCGGGTCGTTGATCGGCTCCCGAATGTGATTCCCGCGGAGCTGGTGGGAACGCAAAGAGCCGATGAAACCCGGACATTTGCCGAGTTGTTGCGCGGCGAAGGAGACTCGCAAAAGACCAGCTCAAGGGCCGAGTCGGAGCCAGTCTCAGCCTCTGACGGTTGA
- a CDS encoding D-2-hydroxyacid dehydrogenase, which produces MKAVFLDAKTLGDDVDLSPIESVTGKLEKYDRTAPEQVLERIRGFDTVLVNKVVLSREHFEACPELKTIAVVATGLNNIDRAAAKDHGIKVMNVTNYGRATVAQHTMALMLALATRLLDYSRDVQAGRWGRSDMFCLMDHPIMELEGRTLGIVGYGDLGQGVAERAAAFGMKVVLGARPGQEAGVVDDYPRIPLEELLPQVDVLSLHCLLTDETRDLIGARELKLMKPDSLLINTSRGGLVNEQALADALKAGEIGGAGFDVLTEEPPRHGNPLLADDIPNLIITPHSAWASREARQRIVGITATNLASGG; this is translated from the coding sequence ATGAAAGCGGTGTTCCTTGACGCCAAGACGCTCGGCGATGATGTGGATCTGTCGCCTATCGAATCGGTGACCGGCAAGCTTGAAAAGTATGACCGGACTGCCCCGGAGCAGGTACTGGAGCGGATCCGGGGCTTTGATACGGTTCTGGTCAACAAGGTGGTGCTCAGCCGGGAGCATTTCGAGGCCTGCCCTGAGCTGAAGACCATTGCGGTGGTGGCCACGGGCCTGAACAACATTGACCGGGCGGCGGCGAAGGATCACGGCATCAAGGTGATGAACGTGACCAATTACGGCCGTGCCACAGTGGCGCAGCACACTATGGCGCTGATGCTGGCACTGGCCACACGGTTGCTGGATTACAGCCGGGATGTGCAGGCCGGGCGCTGGGGCCGGAGCGACATGTTCTGCCTGATGGATCATCCGATCATGGAGCTGGAGGGTCGCACCCTCGGGATCGTCGGCTACGGTGACCTGGGCCAGGGGGTGGCAGAGCGTGCGGCTGCATTCGGGATGAAAGTTGTGTTGGGCGCACGGCCGGGCCAGGAAGCGGGAGTCGTGGATGATTACCCCCGGATCCCTCTGGAAGAACTGCTGCCGCAAGTGGATGTGCTGTCACTCCATTGCCTGCTCACGGATGAAACCCGTGATCTGATCGGTGCCCGTGAACTGAAACTGATGAAGCCCGATTCATTGCTGATCAACACCAGCCGGGGTGGTCTGGTGAACGAGCAGGCGTTGGCGGACGCCCTGAAGGCCGGCGAAATCGGCGGTGCCGGTTTTGACGTGCTGACCGAGGAGCCGCCCCGGCATGGCAACCCCCTGCTGGCGGACGATATTCCGAACCTGATCATTACCCCGCACTCTGCCTGGGCCAGCCGGGAAGCGCGGCAGCGCATTGTCGGTATTACTGCCACCAACTTGGCGTCGGGGGGTTGA
- the tmpT gene encoding thiopurine S-methyltransferase, producing MEHEFWHERWTKKEIGFHEGTVNQYLYDHWPELAGRGTGAVFVPLCGKAHDMWWLHDRGHPVIGVELSDIACKDFFEEAGEKAKVHPGEPFTTFRHDNLQLWCGDFFQLAPDDLRHVRLVYDRAALIALPPNMRKGYVDHLTTIIPDGTRILLITLDYATEIKGPPFNVSDDEVKALYADDYKVEHILTNTLARDHPFTKRKGLEGATESVFRLTKL from the coding sequence ATGGAACACGAATTCTGGCACGAACGCTGGACCAAGAAGGAAATCGGCTTTCACGAAGGCACCGTCAATCAGTATCTTTATGATCACTGGCCCGAACTCGCCGGCAGGGGCACCGGCGCCGTCTTCGTCCCCCTCTGCGGCAAAGCCCACGACATGTGGTGGCTCCATGACCGCGGCCACCCCGTCATCGGCGTGGAACTGAGCGACATCGCCTGCAAGGACTTCTTCGAAGAGGCCGGAGAAAAAGCCAAAGTTCACCCTGGAGAGCCCTTCACCACCTTCCGACACGATAATCTTCAACTCTGGTGCGGCGACTTCTTCCAGCTGGCACCTGATGATCTCAGGCACGTCCGCCTCGTCTACGACCGCGCCGCCCTCATCGCCCTGCCCCCGAACATGCGTAAAGGCTATGTGGACCACCTGACCACCATCATCCCGGACGGCACCCGAATCCTGTTGATCACCCTCGACTACGCCACCGAAATAAAAGGCCCGCCGTTCAACGTCAGCGACGACGAAGTAAAAGCGCTGTACGCCGATGACTACAAGGTAGAGCACATCCTGACCAACACCCTGGCCAGGGATCACCCGTTCACCAAACGAAAAGGCCTGGAAGGCGCGACGGAAAGCGTGTTTCGCCTGACCAAGCTGTAG
- a CDS encoding PrkA family serine protein kinase: MSILQHFKDRYESTQEEEYSLEEYLEICKKDPTAYAAAAERMLIAIGEPELVDTSRDQRLSRIFSNKVIKRYPEFSEFYGMEDAVENIVSFFRHAAQGLEEKKQILYLLGPVGGGKSSLAEKLKSLMQKVPFYAIKGSPVNESPLGLFDPAEDAQILEEEYGIPARYLKTIMSPWAVKRLHEYGGDISQFRVVKKYPSVLDQIGVSKTEPGDDNNQDISALVGKVNIRMLEDFSQDDPDAYSFSGGLCKANQGLMEFVEMFKAPIKVLHPLLTATQEGNYNTTEGMGSVPFDGVILAHSNESEWQTFRNNKHNEAFLDRVYIVKVPYCVRVTEEIEIYKKLLSNSSLEGAPCAPDTLDMLAQFSVLSRIKEPENSSIFSKMRVYDGQNIKDTDPKAKSIQEYRDAAGVMEGMDGLSTRFAFKILSKVFNFDTTEVAANPVHLLYVLEKQIEQEQFQSETHEKYLRFIKEFLAPHYVRFIGKEIQTAYLESYSEYGQNLFDRYVTYADFWIQDQEYRDPETGEILDRSAINDELEKIEKPAGISNPKDFRNEVVNFVLRARANNQGRNPSWLSYEKLRSVIEKKMFSNTEDLLPVISFNPKASQEDQNKHKQFVERMVDRGYTEKQVRLLAEWYLRVRKSH, encoded by the coding sequence ATGAGCATACTGCAGCACTTCAAAGACCGGTATGAGAGTACCCAGGAAGAAGAATACAGCCTGGAGGAATACCTGGAGATCTGCAAAAAGGACCCAACGGCCTATGCCGCGGCCGCTGAGCGAATGTTAATTGCCATCGGCGAACCAGAACTCGTCGATACCTCCCGTGATCAGAGGCTGTCACGCATCTTTTCCAACAAGGTCATCAAGCGTTACCCGGAATTTTCCGAGTTTTACGGCATGGAAGATGCCGTCGAAAACATCGTGTCTTTCTTCCGCCACGCGGCCCAGGGCCTGGAAGAGAAGAAACAGATTCTTTACCTGCTCGGCCCGGTCGGCGGCGGTAAATCCTCCCTGGCGGAAAAACTCAAGTCACTGATGCAGAAGGTGCCTTTCTACGCCATAAAGGGTTCGCCGGTGAACGAATCGCCGCTTGGCCTGTTCGACCCGGCCGAGGATGCCCAGATTCTGGAAGAGGAATACGGCATCCCGGCCCGCTACCTGAAAACCATCATGTCCCCCTGGGCCGTCAAACGCCTGCACGAATATGGCGGCGACATCAGCCAGTTCCGGGTGGTCAAGAAATACCCTTCAGTACTCGACCAGATCGGCGTGTCCAAGACCGAGCCCGGCGATGACAACAACCAGGACATTTCCGCCCTCGTAGGCAAGGTCAACATCCGCATGCTGGAAGATTTTTCCCAGGATGATCCGGATGCCTACAGCTTCAGCGGCGGCCTGTGTAAGGCCAACCAGGGCCTGATGGAGTTTGTGGAGATGTTCAAGGCACCGATCAAGGTGCTGCATCCACTGCTGACCGCCACCCAGGAAGGCAACTACAACACCACCGAAGGTATGGGTTCCGTGCCCTTTGACGGCGTGATCCTGGCCCACTCCAACGAATCCGAATGGCAGACCTTCCGCAACAACAAACACAACGAAGCCTTCCTTGACCGGGTCTACATCGTCAAGGTGCCTTACTGTGTGCGGGTGACCGAAGAAATCGAAATCTACAAGAAGCTGCTGAGCAACAGCTCTCTGGAAGGCGCGCCCTGCGCACCTGACACTCTGGACATGCTCGCGCAGTTCTCCGTGCTCTCACGAATTAAAGAGCCTGAAAACTCCAGCATTTTCTCGAAGATGCGGGTATACGACGGCCAGAACATCAAGGATACCGACCCGAAAGCCAAATCCATCCAGGAGTACCGGGATGCCGCCGGCGTGATGGAAGGCATGGACGGCCTCTCGACCCGGTTCGCCTTCAAGATCCTGTCCAAGGTGTTCAACTTCGACACCACCGAAGTGGCCGCCAACCCGGTGCACCTGCTCTATGTTCTGGAAAAGCAGATTGAACAGGAGCAGTTCCAGTCTGAAACCCATGAGAAATACCTCAGGTTTATCAAGGAATTCCTGGCACCGCACTATGTCCGGTTCATCGGCAAGGAAATCCAGACCGCGTATCTGGAAAGCTACAGCGAGTATGGCCAGAACCTGTTCGACCGCTATGTCACCTATGCCGATTTCTGGATTCAGGACCAGGAATACCGGGATCCGGAGACCGGCGAGATCCTCGACCGCTCGGCCATCAACGATGAGCTGGAGAAGATCGAGAAGCCGGCTGGCATCAGCAACCCGAAGGATTTCCGGAACGAGGTGGTCAATTTTGTGCTGCGGGCACGGGCCAACAATCAGGGCCGCAACCCGTCCTGGCTCAGCTATGAAAAGCTGCGCAGTGTGATCGAGAAGAAGATGTTCTCGAACACAGAAGACCTGTTGCCGGTAATCTCCTTCAACCCGAAAGCCAGTCAGGAAGATCAGAACAAGCACAAGCAGTTCGTCGAGCGTATGGTCGATCGAGGCTACACGGAGAAGCAGGTACGGCTCCTGGCCGAATGGTACCTGCGGGTTCGCAAGTCTCACTAA
- a CDS encoding YeaH/YhbH family protein, with amino-acid sequence MGMTHIVDRRLNGKNKSAVNRERFLRRYRHHIKRAVADAVQKRSITDIERGEKVSIPSRDIEEPIFHHGQGGRREVVHPGNQEFVAGDTIPKPEGGGGQGSGQGQASPDGEGMDEFAFQITQEEFLDFLFDDLELPNLARKKLKDTEAFKYVRSGFSTQGVPAKLDVVRSLRGAHARRLGLGGARKKKIRDLEKQLEALKSAPDDLDPAFSHEDQIQVLEEEIARLKANVKRIPFIDEIDLRYRQHLKQPQPATSAVMFCLMDVSGSMTQMHKDIAKRFFILLYLFLKKNYKKIEVVFIRHHTSAKEVDEEEFFYSRETGGTIVSSALKLMRKIVESRYSPSEWNIYAAQASDGDNWNDDSPVCSKILADSILPLVQYFAYVEITPQDHQMLWYEYEKIHERFPQSFALQQIADPGEIYPVFRQLFERKAA; translated from the coding sequence ATGGGAATGACCCACATAGTCGACCGGCGACTGAACGGCAAGAACAAGAGCGCGGTGAACCGGGAACGGTTCCTGCGCCGCTACCGCCACCACATCAAACGTGCAGTGGCGGATGCGGTGCAGAAGCGCTCGATTACGGACATAGAGCGGGGCGAGAAAGTCAGCATTCCGTCCCGCGACATTGAAGAACCCATCTTCCACCACGGCCAGGGCGGCCGGCGGGAGGTGGTTCACCCCGGTAACCAGGAGTTTGTGGCCGGGGACACCATCCCGAAGCCCGAAGGCGGGGGTGGCCAGGGTTCCGGACAGGGGCAGGCCAGCCCGGATGGAGAGGGTATGGACGAATTCGCCTTCCAGATCACCCAGGAAGAGTTCCTGGATTTCCTGTTCGACGATCTGGAACTGCCCAACCTGGCCCGCAAGAAACTGAAAGACACCGAAGCCTTCAAATACGTCCGCTCCGGTTTCAGCACCCAGGGGGTGCCGGCCAAGCTGGATGTCGTGCGCTCCCTGCGCGGTGCCCACGCCCGACGCCTGGGCCTTGGCGGTGCCCGCAAGAAAAAGATCCGGGATCTGGAAAAACAACTGGAAGCCCTGAAATCCGCGCCGGACGACCTGGACCCGGCGTTCAGCCATGAAGACCAGATTCAGGTTCTGGAGGAAGAAATTGCCCGGCTGAAAGCGAATGTAAAGCGAATCCCGTTCATTGATGAAATCGACCTGCGCTACCGCCAGCACCTGAAGCAGCCGCAACCGGCCACCAGCGCTGTGATGTTCTGCCTGATGGATGTGTCCGGGTCCATGACCCAGATGCACAAGGACATCGCCAAGCGCTTTTTCATCCTGCTGTACCTGTTCCTGAAGAAAAACTACAAGAAGATCGAAGTGGTCTTCATTCGCCACCACACCAGCGCCAAGGAAGTGGACGAGGAGGAGTTCTTCTATTCCCGGGAAACCGGCGGCACCATCGTCTCCAGCGCCCTGAAACTGATGCGCAAGATCGTTGAATCCCGCTATTCTCCGTCTGAGTGGAATATCTACGCGGCACAGGCATCAGATGGCGATAACTGGAATGACGATTCCCCGGTGTGCAGCAAGATTCTGGCCGACAGTATTTTGCCGCTGGTCCAGTACTTCGCCTATGTGGAAATCACGCCGCAGGATCACCAGATGCTCTGGTATGAATACGAGAAGATCCACGAACGCTTCCCCCAGAGCTTTGCGTTACAGCAGATCGCCGACCCCGGCGAGATCTATCCGGTGTTCCGCCAGTTGTTTGAGAGGAAAGCCGCATGA
- a CDS encoding SpoVR family protein encodes MTNLMGRPNPPGSNQPRAREPISTGSEWTFELVQKYDDEIAKCAAEFGLDTYPNQIEVISAEQMMDAYSSVGMPVGYHHWSFGKQFLSTSKGYQRGQMGLAYEIVINSNPCIAYLMEENTLPMQALVIAHASYGHNSFFKGNYLFRTWTDASAIIDYLVFARNYVAECEERYGVDAVEEILDSCHAMMNYGVDRYKRPAPISASEEMRRQKEREEYQQRRINDLWRTIPKMDEDDDPVKRRQRYPEEPQENILYFIEKNAPLLETWQREIIRIVRKLAQYFYPQRQTQVMNEGWATFWHYTLLHRMYDKGLVNDGFMLEFLQSHSAVVYQPPFNSPWYSGINPYTLGFSIFTDLRRICEKPTDEDRHWFPDIAGSDWLETLHFAMKNFKDESFIQQFLSPKVMRDLKLFAIQNDDQEDVYRVTAIHDDPGYRELREKLARQYNLSYREPNIQVWNVDVRGDRSLTLRHVPVDRVPLGNETEEVLRHAHRLWGFDVHLESVDDGATVQQYHCPPQEFEED; translated from the coding sequence ATGACCAACCTCATGGGCCGCCCGAACCCGCCGGGAAGTAACCAGCCCAGAGCCCGGGAGCCAATCTCCACGGGTTCTGAATGGACCTTCGAGCTGGTCCAGAAATACGACGACGAGATCGCCAAATGCGCCGCTGAGTTCGGTCTGGACACCTACCCCAACCAGATTGAGGTGATCAGTGCTGAACAGATGATGGACGCCTACAGCTCCGTGGGCATGCCCGTTGGCTACCATCACTGGTCCTTCGGCAAACAGTTCCTCAGTACCTCAAAGGGATACCAGCGCGGCCAGATGGGGCTGGCCTACGAGATCGTCATAAACTCCAATCCCTGCATCGCTTACCTGATGGAGGAGAATACCCTGCCAATGCAGGCGCTGGTGATTGCCCACGCCTCCTATGGCCACAATTCCTTCTTCAAGGGCAATTACCTGTTCCGCACCTGGACCGACGCCAGCGCGATTATTGACTACCTGGTGTTCGCCCGGAATTACGTGGCGGAATGCGAGGAGCGTTACGGCGTGGACGCGGTAGAGGAGATTCTGGATTCCTGCCATGCCATGATGAACTATGGCGTAGACCGATACAAGCGGCCGGCCCCCATCTCGGCCTCGGAGGAAATGCGGCGGCAGAAGGAGCGGGAGGAATACCAGCAACGGCGCATCAACGACCTGTGGCGCACCATCCCGAAGATGGACGAGGACGACGACCCGGTGAAGCGGCGCCAGCGCTACCCCGAGGAACCGCAGGAGAACATTCTCTATTTCATCGAGAAAAACGCCCCGCTGCTGGAAACCTGGCAGCGGGAAATCATCCGCATCGTGCGCAAGCTGGCCCAGTATTTCTACCCGCAGCGCCAGACCCAGGTGATGAACGAGGGCTGGGCCACCTTCTGGCACTATACCCTGTTGCACCGCATGTACGACAAGGGCCTGGTGAACGACGGCTTCATGCTCGAATTCCTCCAGAGCCATTCGGCCGTGGTTTATCAGCCGCCGTTTAACAGCCCCTGGTACTCGGGCATCAACCCCTACACTCTGGGTTTTTCCATTTTCACGGACCTTCGCCGGATCTGTGAGAAGCCGACGGATGAAGACCGCCACTGGTTCCCGGACATCGCCGGCAGTGACTGGCTGGAAACCCTGCATTTCGCGATGAAAAACTTCAAGGACGAGAGCTTTATCCAGCAGTTCCTCTCGCCCAAGGTGATGCGGGATCTGAAGCTGTTCGCAATCCAGAACGACGACCAGGAAGATGTGTACCGGGTAACCGCCATTCACGACGACCCCGGCTACCGGGAACTGCGAGAAAAACTGGCCCGCCAGTACAACCTCAGTTACCGTGAGCCGAACATTCAGGTGTGGAACGTGGATGTGCGAGGTGACCGCTCGCTAACCCTGCGGCACGTACCGGTAGATCGCGTGCCCCTGGGCAACGAGACCGAAGAAGTGCTGCGCCACGCGCACCGGTTATGGGGCTTTGATGTACACCTGGAGAGCGTGGACGACGGCGCCACCGTCCAGCAATACCATTGCCCACCCCAGGAATTCGAGGAGGATTGA